A portion of the Rubritalea squalenifaciens DSM 18772 genome contains these proteins:
- a CDS encoding PEP-CTERM sorting domain-containing protein has product MKLQYSLLASLVAMSSVASAASIAINFAENTNQQFAGGAAIGPTGIDSSNWNSTIDRDSGTLATGTMGSLIDDTGATTTSSVTWSSNNVFYNADGTGTDEARLAVGYLDDSTGVTVTVSNITYSTYTAYVLFTSDQNGDYQHGEITVEGTALFGGGDFNAHGRVTDGTGWVEADGTVFGNYATITGLTDSTLDITSIRNGAARGPITGVIIVDTTAVPEPTSTALLGLGGLALIMRRRK; this is encoded by the coding sequence ATGAAACTCCAATACTCACTCTTGGCGTCTTTAGTAGCGATGAGCAGCGTTGCTTCTGCAGCCTCTATCGCTATTAACTTTGCCGAGAACACGAACCAGCAATTTGCCGGAGGAGCAGCAATCGGGCCAACAGGCATTGATAGCTCCAATTGGAACTCCACCATTGACCGCGACTCAGGCACTCTCGCAACCGGCACGATGGGCAGCCTCATCGATGATACGGGCGCCACGACTACCTCATCCGTGACCTGGAGCTCGAACAATGTCTTCTATAATGCCGATGGAACTGGAACTGATGAAGCCAGACTAGCCGTAGGTTATCTGGACGACAGCACAGGCGTAACCGTGACTGTCTCCAATATCACCTACAGCACATACACTGCATACGTACTATTCACTTCTGACCAAAACGGTGACTACCAGCATGGTGAAATCACCGTAGAAGGAACCGCTCTTTTTGGCGGTGGCGACTTCAATGCACACGGACGCGTGACTGACGGCACAGGCTGGGTAGAAGCCGACGGTACCGTGTTTGGTAACTATGCAACAATCACAGGCCTCACTGACTCCACCCTTGATATCACATCCATCAGAAATGGTGCCGCCAGAGGCCCTATTACTGGTGTGATCATCGTGGATACGACAGCCGTTCCAGAGCCAACTTCTACGGCTCTTCTCGGCCTTGGAGGCCTCGCTCTCATCATGCGTCGTCGCAAGTAA
- a CDS encoding PEP-CTERM sorting domain-containing protein encodes MKTLNKYSSALLGAAASIGMVQAASISVNFIGGDGGNGTIDSAASTGRSGFEATNWNNVGSELGTQNDLTDSAGLTTTADVTWNSTNVWGDGTANTDAAGGDPAAQLIRGYLDDGDTGGGTGVTFDVTNITYAQYSVVLYFSTDTEGGSYRTATVNGNTYDTTGTKSVWSNNPTFDDTNTMVITNLSGDLDVDLLTRNGGDRASISGFQIIDTTAIPEPSSTALLGLGAVAFILRRRK; translated from the coding sequence ATGAAAACACTGAACAAATACTCCTCAGCCTTACTCGGGGCTGCAGCAAGCATTGGGATGGTTCAGGCAGCTTCAATCAGCGTCAACTTTATTGGCGGTGATGGAGGCAATGGAACCATCGACTCTGCGGCTAGTACTGGCCGTAGCGGATTCGAAGCCACCAATTGGAACAACGTTGGTAGCGAGTTAGGTACACAAAACGACCTGACAGACAGTGCTGGCCTGACCACTACTGCCGACGTTACCTGGAACTCAACCAACGTTTGGGGTGACGGAACCGCAAATACCGATGCAGCCGGAGGTGACCCAGCCGCTCAGCTGATTCGTGGTTACCTGGATGATGGCGATACAGGTGGAGGTACTGGTGTCACTTTTGACGTGACCAATATCACCTATGCCCAGTACTCCGTCGTTCTCTACTTCAGTACAGATACTGAAGGGGGTAGCTACCGCACAGCGACTGTGAACGGTAACACCTATGACACTACTGGAACCAAGAGCGTCTGGTCAAACAACCCGACCTTTGACGATACCAATACTATGGTCATTACCAACCTCAGTGGAGACCTCGATGTTGATTTGCTGACCCGTAACGGAGGCGACCGTGCCTCCATCTCTGGTTTCCAGATCATAGACACCACAGCCATTCCAGAACCGTCCTCTACGGCGCTTCTCGGACTCGGTGCCGTGGCCTTCATCCTGCGCCGCAGGAAGTAA
- a CDS encoding tryptophan halogenase family protein has product MKRVKKVLVLGGGSAGLLAALAIRKRCPSVQVRVVASSKKGVIGVGEGTVPYVVDFVHRYLGMDEAEVYRALDPVYKLGVRFDWGKRECYDYPFTESLHVQAIPGLKKVSGYYIGERCEGFDLPSALMDKGNALPTRGHKKADVPPPGNSVAWHLENHRFVAWLETACKQQGIDMVDDEVEEVVFEDSGDVKGLKISNGAVLKADLFIDSSGFAGEIIGKAMEVPFKSYADALFCDRALVGGWDREEGEKILPYTVSQTMDSGWCWRIDHPERINRGYVFSSDHISLEDAEKEMLEKNPKIKQVREVKFSSGRREKVWVNNVIAIGNAAGFVEPLEATAIMCACLQARWLADGLMDSMSEPTPTMRDLYNERVASVWDEIRDFLAMHYRFNDKLETPFWKRCQEEISLGPIEKLVAFFQENGPSSLGRALVPEQSPFGVQGYYAHLVGMRVPHARPYKAGKAEQDVWSAYLSQVDQVASKGMSMEEVREQLMDAGYWKQLRSLSR; this is encoded by the coding sequence ATGAAAAGGGTTAAAAAGGTATTGGTATTGGGTGGTGGAAGCGCGGGCCTGCTCGCGGCCTTGGCGATTCGTAAACGCTGTCCTTCGGTCCAGGTCCGAGTCGTGGCTAGTAGCAAGAAAGGGGTGATCGGAGTAGGCGAGGGGACGGTGCCTTATGTGGTGGATTTCGTGCACCGTTACCTTGGAATGGATGAGGCAGAAGTCTACCGCGCCCTTGATCCTGTCTACAAGCTGGGCGTACGATTCGACTGGGGTAAGCGTGAGTGCTATGACTACCCTTTTACAGAAAGCCTACATGTCCAGGCAATACCTGGACTAAAGAAAGTTTCCGGCTACTACATCGGTGAACGATGTGAGGGCTTTGATCTGCCGAGTGCGCTGATGGATAAGGGTAATGCCCTGCCTACACGTGGACACAAGAAGGCTGACGTTCCACCTCCCGGAAATTCAGTGGCTTGGCATCTGGAGAACCATCGCTTTGTGGCCTGGCTGGAAACAGCCTGCAAGCAACAGGGCATCGATATGGTGGATGATGAGGTGGAGGAAGTCGTGTTTGAGGATTCAGGAGATGTGAAGGGCCTGAAGATTTCCAATGGGGCCGTGCTGAAAGCTGACTTGTTCATCGATTCGAGTGGCTTTGCCGGGGAGATTATCGGCAAGGCGATGGAGGTTCCCTTCAAGTCCTATGCGGATGCGCTGTTTTGTGACCGGGCACTAGTAGGCGGCTGGGATAGAGAGGAAGGAGAAAAGATTCTCCCATATACCGTGTCTCAGACCATGGACTCAGGCTGGTGCTGGAGGATTGACCATCCAGAGAGGATTAACCGTGGATATGTCTTTAGCTCAGATCACATTTCTTTGGAGGATGCGGAGAAAGAGATGTTAGAAAAGAATCCGAAGATCAAGCAGGTGCGCGAAGTCAAGTTCAGCTCAGGCCGCCGAGAGAAGGTCTGGGTGAATAATGTCATTGCTATCGGTAATGCGGCAGGATTCGTAGAGCCGCTGGAGGCCACCGCGATCATGTGTGCCTGCCTTCAGGCCCGCTGGCTGGCTGATGGATTAATGGACTCAATGAGCGAGCCTACTCCAACGATGCGTGACCTTTACAATGAGCGAGTAGCCAGTGTTTGGGATGAGATCAGGGACTTCCTCGCGATGCACTATCGTTTCAACGACAAGTTAGAGACTCCGTTCTGGAAGCGTTGCCAGGAAGAAATTTCACTGGGCCCGATAGAAAAGCTGGTAGCCTTTTTCCAAGAGAACGGGCCTTCCAGTTTGGGGAGAGCTTTGGTCCCTGAGCAGTCACCATTTGGAGTCCAGGGTTATTATGCTCATTTGGTAGGCATGCGTGTACCACATGCCAGACCCTACAAGGCTGGTAAGGCCGAGCAGGATGTTTGGTCAGCTTACTTGAGCCAGGTTGATCAGGTGGCCAGCAAGGGGATGTCTATGGAAGAGGTGCGCGAGCAGCTCATGGATGCTGGCTACTGGAAGCAGCTGCGTAGCCTATCCCGCTGA
- a CDS encoding outer membrane protein, with the protein MKKHAFVLPLVLGLTASAYAGDSYSAKSSKEVIPPPPSCHLQWFLGASGGYLTDAEEEMYHLQFGVEKVCPDRSCTHALYLELGYTELDESYAFDFTDSIIDIDMDTEIIPLTLNYKYECNLTGNLNWYIGAGAGIAFVDTDLSAEGQSEGFDDEVFYAQGFAGLVYNFSESFEIFGGARYIYMDDPDLTGLSEFDDDASIDGDVLVELGVRFNF; encoded by the coding sequence ATGAAAAAACATGCATTCGTTTTGCCATTAGTCCTCGGCCTCACCGCCTCCGCATACGCTGGTGACAGCTATTCTGCTAAATCCTCCAAGGAAGTCATCCCACCACCTCCATCATGCCACCTGCAGTGGTTCCTCGGAGCATCCGGTGGTTACCTGACAGACGCTGAAGAGGAAATGTACCACCTCCAGTTCGGCGTTGAGAAAGTGTGTCCAGATAGAAGCTGCACACATGCTCTCTATCTCGAACTCGGCTACACAGAACTCGATGAGAGCTATGCCTTCGATTTTACCGACAGCATCATCGATATCGATATGGATACGGAGATTATCCCGCTCACTCTCAACTACAAGTATGAGTGCAACCTGACAGGAAACCTCAACTGGTACATCGGCGCTGGCGCTGGTATCGCTTTCGTAGACACAGATCTCTCCGCTGAGGGACAGAGTGAAGGCTTCGATGACGAAGTCTTCTACGCCCAGGGTTTTGCGGGCCTCGTCTACAACTTCAGTGAGTCCTTCGAAATTTTCGGTGGCGCACGCTACATCTACATGGATGATCCGGACCTCACCGGTTTGTCTGAATTTGATGATGATGCCTCCATCGACGGAGACGTACTTGTCGAGCTCGGCGTTCGCTTCAACTTCTAG
- a CDS encoding outer membrane protein — MNKTTLALSFIALTAAAQAGDYYPMPVQKQVVPAPECSLQWFLGASGGYLTDFDEPMYHLQFGAEKVCKSACCTHGFYLELGYTETDEDYGSIVLSDTSFDIGSDSEIIPLTLNYKYECYLMDKFNWYIGAGAGVAFTDLEVSAGPLDESDDETVFYAQIFTGLSYNFTEHFEIFGGARYIYMDDPDLTGFSDFDDTASIDGDVLLELGLRWNF, encoded by the coding sequence ATGAATAAGACAACCCTCGCATTATCATTTATCGCATTAACAGCAGCAGCTCAGGCCGGTGATTACTATCCGATGCCCGTTCAAAAGCAGGTAGTCCCAGCCCCTGAATGTTCACTCCAATGGTTCCTGGGCGCATCTGGAGGTTATCTCACCGACTTTGATGAGCCAATGTACCACCTTCAGTTTGGTGCAGAGAAGGTCTGTAAATCAGCATGCTGCACGCATGGCTTCTATCTCGAGCTTGGCTATACAGAAACAGACGAGGATTATGGCAGCATTGTACTCAGCGATACCAGTTTTGACATCGGGTCTGACTCTGAAATCATTCCACTTACGCTGAACTACAAGTACGAGTGCTACCTGATGGATAAGTTCAACTGGTACATTGGCGCCGGCGCTGGTGTGGCCTTCACGGATCTCGAAGTCTCTGCCGGCCCGCTTGATGAGTCCGATGACGAAACCGTCTTCTATGCCCAGATTTTCACAGGTTTGAGCTATAATTTCACCGAACATTTCGAAATCTTTGGTGGCGCTAGATACATCTACATGGATGACCCGGATCTCACAGGGTTCAGCGATTTCGATGACACGGCATCCATCGATGGAGACGTCTTGCTGGAACTCGGCCTACGCTGGAACTTCTAA
- a CDS encoding outer membrane protein, with amino-acid sequence MKKTILALPLALGLTAATQAGEVMTAKEVIPPPDPCRLQWFLGASGGYLTDAEEEMYHLQFGAEKWCPTHSHALYLEVGYTEFDEDYDFLDTSQSTAVIPGEYDLDVEIIPVTLNYKYERSFSNNLGWYIGAGAGIAFVDLDVSGSGFSEGFDDEVFYGQIFTGLTYNFSESFEIFGGVRYILMDDPDLTDFDDIDERASIDEDFLVELGLRWNF; translated from the coding sequence ATGAAAAAAACAATACTTGCCTTACCTTTGGCACTTGGACTAACAGCCGCCACGCAAGCTGGTGAAGTAATGACTGCGAAGGAAGTGATTCCTCCACCGGATCCATGCCGCTTACAGTGGTTCCTGGGAGCCTCTGGCGGATACTTAACAGATGCTGAAGAGGAGATGTACCACCTTCAGTTTGGTGCGGAGAAATGGTGCCCAACACACTCACACGCACTCTACTTGGAAGTTGGCTATACTGAGTTTGATGAAGACTACGACTTTCTCGACACATCCCAGAGTACAGCCGTCATTCCAGGCGAATACGATCTGGATGTGGAAATCATCCCAGTCACCCTCAACTACAAGTATGAGCGTTCATTCTCCAACAACCTTGGTTGGTACATAGGCGCAGGTGCTGGTATCGCATTCGTTGACCTGGATGTTTCAGGCTCTGGCTTCAGTGAAGGCTTTGATGATGAAGTATTCTACGGCCAGATTTTTACCGGTCTGACCTACAACTTCTCCGAGTCCTTTGAAATCTTCGGTGGTGTCCGATACATTCTCATGGATGATCCGGACCTGACCGATTTTGATGACATCGACGAGCGCGCTTCCATCGACGAAGATTTCCTTGTTGAACTCGGTCTTCGCTGGAACTTCTAA
- the dnaE gene encoding DNA polymerase III subunit alpha yields the protein MGNSFVHLHVHTEYSIKDSIVRIKALAAKAAEMEMPAVAMTDHGNLFGAVEFYQNTTGAGVKPILGCEIYLAPSTLDHKKDIPGRKRSTHLTLLAKDTTGWNNLTKLVSVGHLEGDYFGEPRVDREQLRKFSEGLICLSGDDNGPIHEWLEKGDMEKAREQVAELVDIFGKEDFYIELMDHAVEEQSETIPALRGLAEEFGLKVVATNDVHFLNRDEHEAHDVLICIGESCLLLDEDRKSYPDQVYFKTPEEMRELFKDIPGACDNTLEIAEKCNVELVLDPTSSEKYPQFEAPDGSPREEYFRKVCYEGLKMRYPEDKVDELCSILDTDVDGVWKILDERLNYEINIINDLGFASYFLITADFIIWGKEQDIPVGPGRGSAAGSLVAYVMQITDICPMRFGLLFERFLNPERVSPPDVDIDFCQTRRPEVIDYVRKKYGERCVCHIITYGTLGAKSVLRDVARVMGVGYGDADKLAKLIEAAPGVKLQGEYDSKEELRDMIESSSTYKELWNYAIKLEGLTRNTGVHAAGVVIGDGDLDRHVPLARAKEGEVVSQADMGAITEIGLLKMDFLGLKNLTIIQEAVDFIKEYEPDFDITQVPLDDKPALALLNRGETMGVFQLESGGMVETCKKYGIDKIEDVIDLLAVYRPGAMQYIDEMIAVKKGVNKVNYEHPLLEQICGDTYGVMIYQEQVQNAAKVLAGYTLGGADVLRRAMGKKKPSEMAKQREIFIKGAKETNDIPPDMANKIFDKIAGFAGYGFNKSHSACYGHISYWTAYLKANYPVEFMSGLISNVADTDKIGVFIAECHRMRIEVLPPDLNRSQLAFSPEKMPSGKMAIRYGLASIKNVGEGAMALAIEERNKNGEFESMDDLCQRLDTKVVNKRILENLVKAGAMDWTGETRAGMFERIENVIASASSAHRDRAAGQVALFDSIDFGAAPEPDDTLSDIEEWSKDQRLEEEKMLLGFYVSGHPLDAYRGIIDAELYTQIGSIPDLELGDKKKRHRLAGMIKHVEHKTTKAGKPFGVIYLEDFTGTTEILSWSESYTPAREEGLLESGKVVRLMANIQEDDRSDGRRVTGSKIEDLTKKRTPKKNSKGINLTIWTTRTSEKDLDEIHSIIRNNPGKTPVTLHFQNTLGNRISLNISEHLSVRKSAQLEKDLAKWLD from the coding sequence ATGGGTAATTCATTCGTTCATCTCCACGTCCACACCGAGTACTCGATCAAGGACTCCATTGTCCGCATCAAGGCACTGGCGGCCAAGGCCGCAGAAATGGAGATGCCTGCGGTAGCCATGACAGATCACGGCAACCTCTTCGGAGCAGTCGAGTTCTACCAGAACACCACCGGTGCAGGTGTCAAACCCATCCTGGGCTGCGAGATCTACCTCGCCCCCTCTACACTTGACCACAAGAAGGACATTCCGGGCCGCAAGCGCTCCACCCACCTCACCCTGCTGGCCAAGGACACCACCGGCTGGAATAATCTCACCAAGCTCGTCTCGGTAGGCCACCTAGAGGGGGACTACTTCGGCGAACCACGTGTCGACCGTGAGCAACTGCGCAAATTTTCCGAGGGGCTCATCTGCCTCTCCGGCGATGACAACGGCCCGATCCATGAGTGGCTTGAGAAGGGCGATATGGAAAAAGCCCGCGAACAGGTCGCTGAGCTCGTCGATATCTTCGGCAAGGAAGACTTCTACATCGAGCTAATGGACCACGCCGTGGAAGAGCAGTCGGAGACCATCCCTGCCCTCCGTGGACTGGCCGAGGAATTCGGCCTCAAGGTAGTGGCCACCAATGACGTCCACTTCCTAAACAGGGATGAGCACGAAGCTCACGATGTTCTCATCTGTATCGGTGAAAGCTGTCTTCTTCTGGACGAGGACCGCAAGAGCTACCCTGACCAGGTCTACTTCAAGACCCCGGAAGAGATGCGAGAGCTCTTCAAGGACATCCCCGGCGCGTGTGACAACACTCTGGAGATCGCCGAAAAATGTAACGTAGAGCTCGTGCTCGATCCCACCAGCTCGGAGAAATACCCTCAGTTCGAGGCTCCGGACGGCTCCCCGCGTGAAGAATATTTCCGCAAGGTCTGTTACGAAGGCCTTAAGATGCGCTACCCGGAAGACAAGGTCGACGAACTCTGCAGCATCCTCGATACCGACGTGGACGGTGTCTGGAAAATTCTCGACGAGCGCCTCAACTACGAGATCAACATTATTAACGACCTCGGCTTCGCCTCCTACTTCTTGATCACAGCGGACTTCATCATCTGGGGCAAGGAACAGGATATCCCGGTAGGACCCGGCCGTGGTTCGGCCGCTGGCTCGCTGGTGGCTTACGTGATGCAGATCACCGACATCTGCCCGATGCGCTTCGGTCTGCTCTTCGAACGATTCCTGAACCCGGAACGTGTGAGCCCTCCCGACGTGGATATCGACTTCTGCCAGACTCGACGCCCGGAAGTGATCGACTACGTGCGCAAGAAATACGGCGAACGCTGCGTCTGCCACATTATCACCTATGGTACCCTCGGCGCGAAGAGTGTGCTGCGAGACGTGGCCCGCGTAATGGGGGTCGGCTATGGTGACGCAGATAAACTTGCCAAGCTCATTGAGGCAGCGCCCGGCGTAAAACTACAGGGCGAGTACGACAGCAAGGAAGAGCTGCGAGACATGATCGAGTCTTCCTCTACCTACAAAGAACTTTGGAACTACGCGATCAAGCTGGAAGGCCTCACCCGTAACACCGGTGTCCACGCTGCGGGTGTGGTGATCGGTGACGGCGATCTCGACCGTCACGTGCCACTCGCCCGAGCCAAGGAAGGTGAAGTTGTGAGCCAGGCGGACATGGGTGCGATCACCGAGATCGGCCTGTTGAAGATGGACTTCCTCGGCCTGAAGAACCTCACTATCATTCAGGAAGCAGTCGACTTCATCAAGGAGTACGAGCCTGATTTCGACATCACCCAAGTCCCGCTGGATGACAAGCCAGCCCTCGCCCTCCTCAACCGTGGTGAAACCATGGGTGTGTTCCAGCTGGAATCCGGCGGCATGGTCGAAACCTGTAAGAAATACGGGATCGACAAAATCGAGGACGTGATTGACTTGTTGGCCGTTTATCGTCCGGGCGCCATGCAATACATCGACGAGATGATCGCGGTGAAAAAGGGCGTCAATAAGGTAAACTACGAGCACCCGCTGCTAGAACAAATCTGTGGTGATACCTACGGCGTGATGATCTATCAGGAGCAGGTGCAGAACGCTGCGAAGGTCCTTGCGGGATACACACTCGGTGGCGCGGACGTTCTCCGCCGAGCGATGGGTAAGAAGAAGCCTTCTGAGATGGCCAAGCAGCGCGAGATTTTCATCAAGGGCGCCAAGGAAACCAACGACATCCCGCCAGACATGGCGAACAAGATCTTCGACAAGATCGCAGGCTTCGCGGGTTACGGTTTCAACAAATCCCACTCCGCCTGCTACGGCCACATTTCCTACTGGACCGCTTATCTCAAGGCAAACTACCCGGTCGAGTTCATGTCCGGCCTGATTTCCAACGTGGCGGACACAGACAAGATCGGCGTCTTCATTGCCGAGTGTCACCGCATGCGCATCGAGGTACTGCCACCGGATCTGAACCGCTCCCAGCTGGCTTTCTCACCAGAGAAAATGCCCTCCGGCAAGATGGCCATCCGCTACGGTCTGGCATCTATCAAGAACGTGGGTGAAGGCGCTATGGCGCTTGCCATCGAAGAGCGCAACAAGAACGGCGAGTTTGAGTCCATGGACGATCTGTGCCAGCGCCTCGACACCAAGGTGGTCAACAAACGCATCCTGGAGAACCTGGTCAAAGCCGGCGCCATGGACTGGACCGGCGAGACACGTGCCGGTATGTTCGAGCGCATTGAGAACGTCATTGCCTCTGCCTCCTCTGCCCACCGTGACCGCGCGGCTGGCCAGGTGGCCCTCTTCGACAGCATCGACTTCGGCGCTGCACCGGAACCTGATGACACTCTCTCCGATATCGAGGAATGGTCCAAGGACCAGCGCCTTGAGGAAGAGAAGATGCTCTTGGGTTTCTATGTGTCCGGCCATCCACTGGATGCCTACCGCGGAATCATCGATGCCGAACTCTACACCCAGATCGGCTCCATCCCGGACCTCGAACTTGGCGACAAGAAGAAGCGCCACCGCCTCGCAGGCATGATCAAACACGTGGAACACAAGACCACCAAAGCGGGCAAGCCATTCGGTGTGATCTATCTGGAAGACTTCACCGGCACCACGGAAATCCTCAGCTGGAGTGAAAGCTACACTCCCGCACGCGAAGAAGGTTTGTTAGAGTCTGGCAAAGTCGTCCGCCTCATGGCGAACATCCAGGAAGACGACCGCTCAGACGGCCGCCGCGTCACAGGCTCCAAGATCGAAGATCTAACCAAAAAACGGACTCCGAAGAAGAACAGTAAGGGAATCAACCTGACCATCTGGACTACCCGCACCAGTGAGAAGGATCTGGATGAAATCCACTCCATCATTCGCAACAATCCGGGCAAGACCCCTGTGACTCTTCATTTCCAGAATACGCTCGGTAACCGGATTTCGCTCAATATCAGCGAGCACCTCAGCGTCCGCAAGTCAGCCCAACTGGAGAAGGACCTCGCCAAGTGGCTTGATTGA
- a CDS encoding RNA-binding S4 domain-containing protein: MEPTPSIRIDKWLWAVRLYKTRSQAAQACNAGKVKRANKSIKASTPVKVGDHLDVPSNDGTHKRHVEVLEIHEKRVGAPIAREAYTDHTPKETLERAKEVRAEKRLSRIQRKEGDQGRMTKKQRRDWKKGLFSHKRDQDAL, encoded by the coding sequence ATGGAACCCACACCGTCCATCCGCATCGACAAATGGCTCTGGGCTGTGCGTCTCTACAAGACCCGCAGCCAGGCAGCCCAGGCCTGTAATGCCGGGAAGGTGAAGCGGGCCAACAAGAGCATCAAGGCCTCCACCCCAGTCAAAGTGGGTGATCACCTCGACGTTCCATCGAACGATGGAACCCACAAGCGACACGTCGAAGTACTCGAGATCCACGAAAAACGCGTCGGCGCCCCGATAGCCCGCGAGGCTTATACCGACCACACACCTAAGGAGACCTTGGAGCGAGCCAAGGAAGTGCGCGCCGAGAAACGCCTCAGCCGCATCCAGCGCAAGGAAGGCGATCAAGGGCGAATGACCAAAAAGCAGAGACGTGATTGGAAGAAGGGCCTCTTCTCACACAAGCGGGATCAAGACGCTCTATAG
- a CDS encoding AlbA family DNA-binding domain-containing protein — protein MTLDPLLPPDFIENRRIEAKLAQGRDGRGDLPDSIWETYSAFANSGGGSIYLGVKELSESHYVAVGIPDIEKVMGQFWNCLGDRNVVSHRLICDKDLVQVMTKTGNPMLIIRVPGASADIQPVYIHGDPYSGTYKRIRSSDVRCSREEVQEMLDAL, from the coding sequence ATGACATTGGATCCTCTGCTGCCACCAGATTTTATAGAGAACAGAAGAATCGAAGCGAAACTGGCACAGGGGAGGGACGGCCGTGGGGATCTACCGGATTCCATCTGGGAAACTTATTCCGCATTCGCCAATAGTGGCGGCGGTTCCATTTATCTGGGGGTGAAGGAACTCAGTGAATCCCACTATGTCGCGGTGGGTATCCCGGACATCGAGAAAGTGATGGGGCAGTTCTGGAATTGCCTCGGAGACCGCAATGTAGTGAGTCATCGTCTCATCTGTGACAAGGATCTGGTACAAGTGATGACCAAGACGGGGAATCCCATGCTGATCATCCGTGTGCCCGGGGCTTCGGCAGACATTCAGCCGGTCTACATTCATGGCGATCCTTACAGTGGAACCTACAAACGCATCCGCAGTAGCGATGTACGGTGCAGCCGTGAAGAGGTACAGGAAATGCTGGATGCGCTATAG